The Melanotaenia boesemani isolate fMelBoe1 chromosome 12, fMelBoe1.pri, whole genome shotgun sequence genome contains the following window.
GAGTGAGCATACACTTGTAATAATTGGGAGCCCACCGATACTGGAGGAGCTGGATgctacagggaaaaaaaaggagagaatattttaatactgaGAACAATGTTGCTGGACACCAATGAAGATCTAGTTTAGTTGCAGTGCAGCCAGGCTGTGCATCTTCAGTCATTTTTCTAAGCCAGTTgccttttagtttatttgttattCTTTAGTTTTCTATCCCACAATAAGCCCTTTTTTATTACCGGCTTGTGAATTGGTGGAGGAACGCTGTGTGGAGAACTTGTCCCTTGCAGCAACTCCTTGTAGCGAGTTACCCTGCAAAGTGGTAGGAGTTGAAGGGGactagacagaaaaaaaagacacggTGTAATTAATTTTCCTAAAATCCAATTTCTGTTAAGTGATTgcttaaataataatgattggAAAATTACTATTACATGAAATAAGAACGAATCAACTAAAACCATAACTGGATACAGAGAAACCTGCTTTAGGTTGTAGATATATTAAATTGGCTATTTATGTAGTATATGGATATTATGTAGTACATAGATAAATATAAGCATGCTAAGTAGAAATGGATGAGATTTCCCTTCATCAAACTTCttaatattataatttattgatgcaataatttttattactatgttttttcttatcattttctttttgtatatagtttctcttttgttaattttaaataaataaatttattatttcattcatttattccaTCTGCTGGCTGCCATTAGTTAATTTGATGTATAAATCAGCACTAAATCTATGTATGAATGTGATATTGTCACACTGCAGAACATAAACAGAAAGTGACAAAATGAGCAAAGTACAAAGACAAAAAGTAAGACTTGGTCACAAAAAGAAACGTGATTAGGATTCAtaacaaaaactgtaacaacaTTTAGATTATTAACTTCCGCATGGagtaataaacaaatgaaatgcAGTCATAAGTTTATTAAACTACCTAATGTCCTTTTACTCCAGAGGAAAATGGATGATAAATTATTCCTGTAATTCTTCATTGAATAATATGTCACAGCAAAATCTAACCTTACAATGCCAGCCCCTCCCTATACTTCTTATGCTACGCATTTGGAAAAGCTCTGTCATATGCAGTCCATACATGCAAAACAGAGTAATGAATCACGGTTTAGTATTAGATAGTTTACGGTTTGATGCAGCTGCCGCGTCAGGTTTTCCTGTTGCCTTCTAAGAGTCTCATTTTGCTTGGCCAAggcagctaaatgctgctgctcctgtAGTTTGAGATCCTGTtgtgggaaagaaaagaaaaaaaaaaaagagaaagaaataataaataaatcatctcAAAAGCATCACCAGCAAAGGAAAAATGCAGGATAAGTTAAAAATTACTCTTAccagctgttttttcttttctgctttcattctgtcttctctttctctgtaaTACATAAAGATCCGTGTTAGAGCCGGTCccttatttatgtttatttaacaaGTTGGGAATGATGCAGGAAAACTTAATGTTTATGTCATCAAGTCCAAACTTTTAACTGAATTTGGCAAAAGGGGAAGGGAAATATTTGTAACTCACTGTAGTTTGTAAGTCTTGCGATACGATGGCTGGTCATCATCAGAGTCCTCAGGCTCCTCTTCTACCTGGCAGCTCCTGGAGAAGTTAACCAGACAGCAAATGAAAGTGATGAGCAAGCTACATCTGGATTGTTCATGTTtccttttccatgttttttaacATCGTCTCGTAATTCTGAGCGGCTGAGAGTAAGTGACATCACTACCAGGTAGTTGGCATTCGCATTGCAGCACCTCTGGGAAAAAGACAGACACCTTCAAAATAGCCATTTTGTAAGCATCTACAGTTGCcgtataaaacatgtaaaaatgtgcagTGTGAGAACACCAGCCAATTTTGGTACCACATAATGACGTGACTTTTCATGAACAACCCCACCGCAAAAACATACTTATCTATAACAACTTGCTGCTATCTACACTAAAAACTTAGTGGACACAACACATGTTAGAAAGAACTTTACTAATGAACTACAGGTGGTACTGGGTGCAATAATCCTGGGGTCCTCAGCAATTTACGAGTTCTTTGTCTCATTTCCAGCAAAATTCCTTTGGAAAACTAATTCCCGCAGACAACTGGAACACAGAACATTTCAgactcttcttttttcctttgatttttCTTATCAATCTAGTCAAAATACTCCACAATGCCAAAGCAAACAGGTTTTTGGAACGCTGTATTTAGCACTGTGTTCAAATGTGTTATGAGAAAAATGTAGCAAATTTTTGTTGCATCTTCTGTCAGATTGTGCCTCAACACAATCGTCTTTTCTAGGTGTTTCCATCTAATGCTTACTTTTAATTCCACATTCACCATTAACTCTCAGACTACACACCATTTTCACTAGGTCAGATGAATTTTATAAGGCAGGTGAAAAAGTAGAAATTTAGCTAAGACcacaagtataaaaaaaaaaaaaaaaaaaaggtcaagattatttattttatttatttttaaattttgatattttatttgtgaaataaataaacaccacaAAAAGTTGCTTTTGTCATATTGGTCAATTTACTTAATTCTATTAATTTCATTGACAGCTACTGATGATCAACCCCTCTAGTAATACCATCAGTTTTTccattcatatttatttaacttcatcCATCCACACTGCTCCATTTACCTGAACTGAGGATCAGGGTTCATGCGGCAGAACCATTTATCTGGCAGCTTGCTGCAGTCAATCCCATCTGGGAGTTTGCGCCATTGCAAACAGTCGTCACACTGCACCCAGTTCTGATCTGGTCGCTTCCTAAGGAGTAAATTTGGTTCAATAAACATccctttaaaatacattttgtatttGCCTGCCACCCCACATTGTACTAACATGGTGTCTTCTACTGGTATCGTGCTGTTTGGGTTCTCTTTGGTCTTCCTGTAGCGGATTTCATTCCAGTACTCTTCCAGTTTCGTCCCCAAACTGGTCATAGTTTTTCTGTTCCAAGAAATTAAACATCATAGATTTCCAGAAATATAAAATCTATCAATGAAATACTGTCCTCGATTAagctttaaaaagcaaacaaaagagaaaaaataataattgccCCTTCAGTGGGATTACCTGTATTTATCAGTCTCAATAAAACTCTGTTTGTTGTGAGTAGGATCCAGAAAGTTACACTCTATGACCCCAATAACTCCAACACCTTTGTTGTTGGCCTGTAAAGCACCAAAATATACCAGATGACAGttggaaacctttaaaaatatattcaacAACCAAAATCCCCTTCACAGTGGAAACTCACCTTAAGCTGGCAGCCTACACGCTCATAGGCTTTGATGAGCCGATTCTTATGATACATCATTATACCAAACTGGTCTTTACTTTTGGTGTTATACCCAAAAGTTATAGGAATACGTTTGTTCTAAAACAACAATTAAGGAAAATTCAAGATagcaaaataatatatataaaacagaaaatagaaaaggtATTAGTTGTGGAATCTGAAACAAAAGGATACCAAGAAATTGGGCTTGTAGTGGTCCTTCCTGATGCAGGCCAGGCTCTTAGCAATGAGCTGAGATTTCACCTTTTGACCACGAACCATGACTTGCATCCGAGGCTTCAGGTACAGAATACTACAATATGCCTACAtttaaatccaataaaaacacatttttcaatttgttattgcaaagaaaaaaactcaaacaaaGCTATGATTGAGCCATTTGaccaaaataaagaagaaaataaagtaacTTTTTCACAGACGTTAATGCTTGAACGCAATGAAGGTAGAAATATGCGACAAGACAAACATATTGTTGAGAATTTGAGTGGAGAAATAGTGCCATTTAAATCACGGCTCCTTACCCGCAGTGAGTAAACGCTCTCGGGGATGTAAGAAGTAGTCCTGTCTGGGAGTTGGGAAGGATTATTCATCATCTCATAAACCTCAGAGGGAATCCGGATATCGTAGCGGTCCTTCTCAAAATCAAACTCTGTTGTTCCTGTGGATGtcctaaaaacacaaacaattcaGCATGGCTAATGTAGTATTGAGCTGTCAATGATTTCtgtatattctttttttatttgccccgcaaaacatatttaataaataagttAACTAATTAATACTACCAGTTATAATAAAATGTgccttcattcatttatatgtCCAGTAAATAACAGCAATACAAACAGGGTTAAAACCCTGAGCAAGGGGGCCGGGGAGTGTTACTTGTCCACTAAAAGGACATGAGGCTCCAAATACCTAAAGATGATTTATTAGTGTTGTTTTGGGGGACGAATACAATCACAGAGGACCCCAGGACTGCAGTACTTTACCTGTTTTAGATTCTTAATTTATACAACCTTTTGATCTTTGTTCACACCTTTGTTCACACCTGGGTGTTACTCTGAAATGGACATCAGTTTAAATGCGCATTCACGCCTAATAGTCTGCTAGACTCAGGCTACGTCCACATGGCACCAaagctggttcaggtgtgaaaacggtgtgaaaacagtggctaaaactaggagaaaggcttcaacgtCCCCACaacaccgctgtagtacatactacaggctgtggggggtgctaaagagtaacactccaaagctagagcaaaacaacgcatgcgcaaataaaggctcactgcgtgttgcaggacGCTCacattggaagcagagaagagaagatagctgaggattcactgcaaagcaaaagtgaaacatttctttggactaatgaagaagcTGAGcatcttcttcaaaaaatgctcGACTACGAAGCATAAAAAACTCGAGGAtggtggattgggaatcggcGCGTATTCGtgacattgacgtcatatcctcaaGTTGTGAGGCTTCACTGTCCGCACATTACCGCAGATGGTACaggactcaaacctatccactttggtacctggctttagacatggtcggtttcatggaggctaatccctggcttcgtggggataAAAGGGTGGTTTGCCATAATACTTCTGTGGTTTTGCTGCAATCTGGCGTCATGGGGACGACCCCTCAGTCTGATTGGGGATTAGGTTGTGGATTGCAAAATTCTTTGGTCTGAGTGTGATTTCACACAGCTTAGTCAAACAAGCCGGACCTTTGGgataatttaatattatttatgtatttcctgCATGTGATTCCCAGCAAAATAAAACCTGGATTTGCAGGCctaccagagtttgcttctctGATCCACATCAGAGTTACTCTGGGCATTCACACAAACAGATCAGACTTTCTGAGCCAATGAACTAGGGTTTGATTGAGatgggctggtgtgaatgcccCCTGACTGTGAAGTCTGTCAACCCAACAGGTTCACTACGCTGTCCTTGTTCTGCATTTTAATGGAAATGATTTCTGTCTGCGGTTTTGTTTATCCAGGTTTCCTTTGTAGTGCTTTGTAGAGCAGCCCCTGAGGGGGCAACAACTTCACTAAACATGGTCACATTGATGTGAAAGACAGACGTTCACTGATGTGCTAGATGGCCAACTGTCTGTCTTTCATCTGAAGGGTCCTGGaaaagacagtttaaagttGGTGTGGGGTCCAGCTAACACCCTTTGTCTTTGCTACAACACCGGATATGAAGACCTGTCCACCACACTGTCAACGGTAAAGCAggttttcacaaatcagaaccCCCCCATGACCCATATCTAGGCTGAGTGCATTCTTTTTGTCGAGGACTAAGAAAGTAAGCACATTATGTAGCAACCAGATACAACAAGCACATGATGGTGTGGACAGACCTGCGGAGATTCCAGATGATGATCCGTGtgcctgtttctgttttctcttcagacCAGCACAAACTGATAGCATGAATCTCAGCAAGCAGTTCCTCCTTTGACCGGAAAGGGGAGTATTGCAGAATGTCCTGCAGACTGGCTTCGTGTTCCTCTCTTACATGGAGTAAAGCTGTAGTTAGGGAAAACACCTTACACACACATGACAGTTCAGTGTACTGTTACATCCATATTACCCAGCTGAGCCAATCAGCTACCCAAGTTACTGGGCTAAGGAATAAAGACGTGATTAGAAAAAGGATATACTTGTCTGATTCAGTCTCTTCAAAGCAGACAATAGGTACAACTATTTGGTTGGCATCAATCTTTTCCAGGTAAGTCTGAGAAAGCATCCCAACACAGGATGTGCTCTTTGACTTGGAAAAGACGATGGCATCTTTGCCAAGACGCATTGATCCAGACTTGAAGCCATTGCCATAGATTCCAATAGGTTCCAGTCCATTTATCGCTATCTTGTCACTGTACCCAAAGCTGaaggaaagaaatattatttttcttttagctattaaaagatttaaaataacaaataccaAAATGactaattctttattttattggtAAAATTAGAAAAGTGTTTGAAAGATAGATAGTTATGAGAAATTCTTTCAAACAATACAGTTTAGTGGAATCCATACCTGAGCATCTTATGCATGGTCTGATGGTCTAGTCCATTCCCGTTATCCGTAAAGGTTAGGCACAGTTCTTCTTTCACCATAGTCTGATCAATCCAGAACTGTTTGGCACTGACATCTGGATCATAGGCATTGTCTGTGAACAGAAACAGTTTCAGTTTGCAGTGAAACTGAGGTGTATTGATGGGTCTCATTTAAGGGTCAATTTTACAGATATACTTTCTCTCAGTTTTTGCAAATTGTGAGGGCATTACAGACAAAACCAGCATGCTTGTTTAATCAAATACTTCATGGACATCCTATCTGCTACACTCCAGCAGGTCTCTAAACGCCACCCGATCACTCCAGCTCattcaacaaaaataataaaaatctgttttttttttattattattaccaataaaaaataaatttaattttgaaacacacacatgaacacagtaaaaataaaacggTTTTAAAAGATTAACTCATTCTGAAACCTCTATGTGGCAGCCTGATTTATGTTAATGCCATTTTATCAGAAGTGTGATATacagtttgttttgatgttCTGAGTCAGAAACTATAATCTGGTAAATACAGTTCAAATATTTGCATAAGTTTAAACGTGTTGTAGTTATCCTGCTGATAACTGTAATAAATATGTTGTAACTTATAGTACTGCAAACAACATCTGCCATCATGTAACAATAAAACCATGTGATGATGACTCACCTATGAGTTCAGCAATGGCGCTGAACGGCCAGGTGTGGCTGGTGGAGTTGGTATGAAGGAACTTAGGGGAAAGCTAAAAGTGAAACAAATTTACCCACATTAATACAAAATAGATATCAACGGTATGTTACTTtcacaaatgtatttattatgaTTGGCTTTATTATGTTTCCAGGAACACATGcataaaactttacatttttaatagaaatactttgtgtttatcaaatcaaattttatttataaactactttttatgcaaaaagcagcacaaagtgctttacgtaataaaaataacaatttatgaatttttaaaaataaaacacaagccTTCCCACACACAATTTAAAAGCCCACACCTGATCTTACTCtttctccctcacacacacacacacaaagtgcatGTAGAACCCCACCCCATTCTGCATTAAAATGAACTCTAATCACTTATTTGCATATAAATCAAGGATATAAACATCTGGCTTAATGCTGCTGtaaggaaacaatatcttggggatctgtTCACACCGGGAGCAATGTCACCAACCACAGGAAGAGCCCCGGTCATGGTTGCCCGGGGGCTACATAACAGCCACAGGGCTGTAATGCATGACCCCTCAACCATCCAGACAACGGCAATCACCAAGCCAACAGCCCTGAAGACAGAGCAGGCATAGCTTCGGCATGGAGGATCCCCAAGAGTAAAACATTTGAGTTAAAAAAGTAAGAACAAAGATCAAATAAACCCAAAACAAATAAGAACGCATACAAACAATAAGTATAAATAATTACATACAATAATATACATGGTAGGTCTACCAAACCTATCACAACTGGCGGTGTAAATATATTTGGACAGAATTCCATGAAAAATAACTCATCTGGACAAATTAGGCTCTGAGATGAGgataatgttttttcttgtttctttccaCAGtgttataaatgcatttcagcCAGCAGCGTTAAGTGAGAAGCTCCAGAAAACACAAGTGGATACCTCCACAGCCACCTGAACGTATGACTACCTAACAAACAGATCTCAGTTTGTAAGACTGAGGAGTTGCGCGCCGAAAGGTTTCAGCACTCTCCCCATTTCTCAGTTTTCCAGTACAAATTACTAATGGAGACTACCTCCAAAATTTGGAAGCAGAAAAGATGGGATAACATTGCCTTATGTCCTGACTTCAACCCGATTGAACACTTGGATCGGCTTGGACATGCTGTCTCTGAAAGAGTAACCATCACATTGGCTGACTTGTGGCAAATGTTGGCtgaagaatgggatgccatccgaAA
Protein-coding sequences here:
- the morc3a gene encoding MORC family CW-type zinc finger protein 3a isoform X2, whose translation is MATQTDRGVPLSTLSPKFLHTNSTSHTWPFSAIAELIDNAYDPDVSAKQFWIDQTMVKEELCLTFTDNGNGLDHQTMHKMLSFGYSDKIAINGLEPIGIYGNGFKSGSMRLGKDAIVFSKSKSTSCVGMLSQTYLEKIDANQIVVPIVCFEETESDKFHVREEHEASLQDILQYSPFRSKEELLAEIHAISLCWSEEKTETGTRIIIWNLRRTSTGTTEFDFEKDRYDIRIPSEVYEMMNNPSQLPDRTTSYIPESVYSLRAYCSILYLKPRMQVMVRGQKVKSQLIAKSLACIRKDHYKPNFLNKRIPITFGYNTKSKDQFGIMMYHKNRLIKAYERVGCQLKANNKGVGVIGVIECNFLDPTHNKQSFIETDKYRKTMTSLGTKLEEYWNEIRYRKTKENPNSTIPVEDTMKRPDQNWVQCDDCLQWRKLPDGIDCSKLPDKWFCRMNPDPQFRSCQVEEEPEDSDDDQPSYRKTYKLQEREDRMKAEKKKQLDLKLQEQQHLAALAKQNETLRRQQENLTRQLHQTSPSTPTTLQGNSLQGVAARDKFSTQRSSTNSQAASSSSSIGGLPIITSVCSLSLNSNSGKRTQPGPPHSTAKRPRVNGFQHRTSDTPSAGNVSSPSVLAHSSNDDDDDTDDDIFILETGSTPKPQKPAIDVRRVKKEKEETENPVSMLLECSDDAAVDDPTETCPAASATVETGPPPAVATTTTQTEARPEEPGVSADFGTHASSDASRSLLELRQNVGRLLISYLPALDLDLQQVNFECNVIDEILDQVLSNMDSH
- the morc3a gene encoding MORC family CW-type zinc finger protein 3a isoform X1, coding for MATQTDRGVPLSTLSPKFLHTNSTSHTWPFSAIAELIDNAYDPDVSAKQFWIDQTMVKEELCLTFTDNGNGLDHQTMHKMLSFGYSDKIAINGLEPIGIYGNGFKSGSMRLGKDAIVFSKSKSTSCVGMLSQTYLEKIDANQIVVPIVCFEETESDKFHVREEHEASLQDILQYSPFRSKEELLAEIHAISLCWSEEKTETGTRIIIWNLRRTSTGTTEFDFEKDRYDIRIPSEVYEMMNNPSQLPDRTTSYIPESVYSLRAYCSILYLKPRMQVMVRGQKVKSQLIAKSLACIRKDHYKPNFLNKRIPITFGYNTKSKDQFGIMMYHKNRLIKAYERVGCQLKANNKGVGVIGVIECNFLDPTHNKQSFIETDKYRKTMTSLGTKLEEYWNEIRYRKTKENPNSTIPVEDTMKRPDQNWVQCDDCLQWRKLPDGIDCSKLPDKWFCRMNPDPQFRSCQVEEEPEDSDDDQPSYRKTYKLQEREDRMKAEKKKQLDLKLQEQQHLAALAKQNETLRRQQENLTRQLHQTSPSTPTTLQGNSLQGVAARDKFSTQRSSTNSQAASSSSSIGGLPIITSVCSLSLNSNSGKRTQPGPPHSTAKRPRVNGFQHRTSDTPSAGNVSSPSVLAHSSNDDDDDTDDDIFILETGSTPKPQKPAIDVRRVKKEKEETENPVSMLLECSDDAAVDDPTETCPAASATVETGPPPAVATTTTQTEVREVKQEEESQTLTQGKAKAALSKPGESGTEKSPDVNICSLREREFKQESSRGSQSENQGEEALQNGVTHMQNDQSAGPACAHGRDTNCSPHQYPSIMAVQEQQDQLLELMQQTAQERDSFKDRVQKLNSQLQDMQTRLQEFCQMNVKKESSHQACQTEESDVKDYKSLFEKAKQKINDLIKDKEVLLSAAETSAKLSTAQDKEKELDEISLQVSCLVEKLNERNKERDELRLQLDRLEEEKSNLAAQCEELQLSLQQQRENAQSSKRTIDFSVQARPEEPGVSADFGTHASSDASRSLLELRQNVGRLLISYLPALDLDLQQVNFECNVIDEILDQVLSNMDSH